A part of Acidobacteriota bacterium genomic DNA contains:
- a CDS encoding beta-ketoacyl-[acyl-carrier-protein] synthase family protein produces MSAGVGRPEGRIVITGIGAVTGWGWNADALWQGLRSGQAAIHPAKNFSTRGQRTEVASEAPPEPPELARSFPGWHRLSRADRFALAAAHEAWSQAGFPLPSADESDPELGIFFGTSTAGIAEGEEYFQRLMGHREGLASLQLLASHEMNGPGDAVARWLRAAGPVRSISSACSAAGLALGDALHALRSGEAKVAVAGGADSLCLLTYSGFNSLRAVDERPSRPFRADRAGLSLGEGAGVLVLERLEDAQARGARPLAELLGAGASCDAYHMTAPHPEGEGAALAIQQALDDAGRAASAVDFVNAHGTGTPLNDSSESGALHEVFGPSAARLPVTSTKASVGHLLGSSGAVEAVATVLCLAAGEVHPTAGGGAPDPELEVDLVWGEPRPLSPPSGQAACALSTSLAFGGANAALVLAGWSEADAAGGEEPKS; encoded by the coding sequence ATGAGCGCCGGCGTTGGGCGGCCCGAAGGCCGGATCGTAATCACCGGCATCGGTGCGGTGACCGGCTGGGGCTGGAATGCTGACGCCCTCTGGCAGGGCCTGCGCTCCGGACAGGCTGCCATCCATCCAGCGAAGAATTTCTCGACTCGGGGACAGCGCACCGAGGTCGCGTCCGAGGCACCGCCGGAACCACCGGAGCTGGCTCGGAGCTTTCCCGGCTGGCATCGCCTGAGCCGCGCCGACCGCTTTGCCTTGGCGGCGGCCCACGAGGCCTGGAGCCAGGCGGGCTTTCCTCTGCCATCCGCCGACGAGTCGGATCCGGAGTTGGGGATTTTCTTCGGCACCAGCACCGCCGGCATCGCCGAGGGCGAGGAATACTTCCAGCGCCTGATGGGCCACCGCGAAGGCCTCGCTTCCTTGCAGCTCCTGGCCTCTCACGAGATGAACGGTCCCGGAGACGCCGTCGCCCGCTGGCTGCGCGCTGCCGGCCCGGTGCGCTCCATCTCCTCCGCCTGCTCCGCCGCCGGACTGGCCCTGGGGGACGCTCTCCACGCCCTGCGCTCCGGCGAGGCCAAGGTGGCGGTGGCCGGCGGCGCCGACTCTCTGTGCTTGCTCACCTACTCGGGCTTCAACTCTTTGCGCGCCGTCGACGAGCGGCCCTCCCGTCCCTTCCGCGCCGACCGCGCCGGGCTGAGCCTCGGCGAAGGGGCCGGGGTGCTGGTCCTCGAACGCTTGGAGGACGCCCAGGCCCGCGGCGCCCGTCCCCTGGCGGAGCTGTTGGGGGCCGGCGCCTCCTGCGACGCCTACCACATGACCGCTCCCCATCCGGAGGGCGAGGGGGCCGCCCTGGCCATCCAGCAGGCCCTCGACGACGCGGGCCGGGCGGCATCGGCGGTGGATTTCGTCAACGCCCACGGCACCGGGACGCCGCTCAACGACAGCTCCGAAAGCGGTGCTCTCCACGAGGTCTTTGGTCCGTCGGCGGCACGGCTGCCGGTGACCTCCACCAAGGCTTCCGTGGGTCATCTGCTGGGCTCTTCGGGAGCGGTGGAGGCGGTGGCTACGGTGCTCTGCCTGGCCGCTGGCGAGGTGCATCCCACCGCCGGTGGAGGAGCCCCGGACCCGGAGCTGGAGGTGGATTTGGTTTGGGGCGAGCCCCGCCCTCTGTCCCCGCCATCGGGGCAGGCGGCTTGTGCCCTGTCCACCAGCCTCGCCTTCGGCGGTGCCAACGCGGCGCTGGTGCTGGCGGGGTGGAGCGAGGCTGACGCCGCCGGCGGCGAGGAGCCCAAGTCGTGA
- a CDS encoding phosphopantetheine-binding protein produces the protein MPSGTATRERLKRTIIESLNLEGMTPEMIDDEAPLFGDGLGLDSVDALELVVALEKEYGVSIDSEAIGQDAFASVASLETFVEGLQSANGSSAETPSQDQKVGGQAG, from the coding sequence ATGCCGAGCGGGACAGCCACCCGAGAACGCCTGAAGCGGACGATCATCGAGAGTCTGAACCTGGAAGGAATGACCCCGGAGATGATCGACGACGAGGCTCCCCTCTTCGGGGATGGTCTCGGTCTGGATTCGGTCGACGCGCTAGAGCTGGTGGTGGCGCTGGAAAAAGAATACGGAGTGTCCATCGACAGTGAGGCCATCGGCCAGGACGCCTTCGCTTCGGTCGCCAGCCTGGAGACCTTTGTGGAAGGTCTGCAGTCGGCGAATGGTTCCAGCGCAGAGACCCCGAGCCAGGATCAAAAGGTCGGTGGCCAGGCCGGATGA